ATAGTAGGCCTAGCAGTCTTCCTGAACCAAACTAGACGATAGTTCAGAAACCAATATCCAGTTgcgcactactatatataaaatagataaacacaagggcctactgtatagcacagggactatattcaatatcttgtaataatctatagtggaaaaaaatcttgaaaagaacatatatgtatatatatatatgtttgaatatgtatatatacacgtgaaactaacacattagaaatcaactatacttcaatttaaaaaaaaaccaatatccATAATGAAACATATCTAGAGAAAGAGAACATCATCCAGAGTCTCTAATTATTGCTACAATTCTTCATGCGTGTCTGATGCACAGCAAAATCAAATAGCCAGACCCAGGAGGACATTGTATAACATAAATGGCAACTAAGTAAACAGCTGGAAAAACAGATTCATAAGGATTCTAGATATTGGAGTTACCAAAGAGactttatatttaatatgttgaaggaaatgaaagaaaagacaaaaacattttttttttaatcttcaacaAATTATTGGCAAATCAAGTTCGGAAATATATTGTAGCCTATTTGGTTTTACTTCAGGAATGCATGTTGGCTttagcatttgaaaattaatgttaattcatcaaattaagagaataaagggaaaaaaaatcatataatcatcttgATAGATGCCAGGAAATCATTTGATAAGTTCAGCATTTAATCATGGTAAAACCtcttaagaaatagaaatagaaaagtgAACTACAAAATCTACAACAAACCTATAGGAAACATAATAATTAATGGTGGCATGttgaaaattttcccttcaagATTAGGAATGAGACTAGGATGCCAGCTATCATCACTTCTATCCAAGATTCTACTGCAGGTCTTAAGGTGTCATACCTTAATAAACAAAGctgtaagaattttttaaaggcagaaataaaccTATCATTATTTACATACGCTATGACTGCAAATCCTTAGGattatagaaaatccaaaagaagaaTCCAAAATAAGGTTGCTAGATGTTAAggaccatatttttttttaaataagttatttctaTCTAATAGcaaagaaagtgaaattttagAAAGACAGCATATATAGTAGCatccaaaaaaatcaaatatataggaataaatctaaaGAAAGACCTCCATACagtaaactataaaacattgagactcagcagttatttttaaaaaaaatattactgagaaaaatctttaaaagacctaaataaatggaacatATATTGTATTCATGAATTAAAACTCTGAATGTTGTAGAAATGTTAACTATCtcaaattaatctacagatttaatgtaattccaaACCAGAATCTCAATAGGGCTTTTGAGGGGAGGGTAGTGTAGAACTTCAAGCTCTgatcctaaaatgtgtatggaaattTGAAGGGTCAAATAGCCACGACACTTGAAGATGGAAGAATGTTGTGGGAAGACTTGTTTCATTGGGCATTAAGACCTGttttaaaactacattaattAAGATAGTGCCATTTATGTGTAGGAATGGACAGATACCTACTCGCTACTAACCCTGAGGAAATGGGCAAGTGTCTTAAAAAGGAACCACAGATTGAAGATACTACTAACAATGCAAGCATAAGTAAACAAGAAAATAGAGTTTAGTCAGGTATTTTATCCATCCTTTCTTAATACTGAGATTCTAAGCATCTGGTTATTAGAGGCTACTCCTTACTGTTAAGACATCTTTAGTAGAATCTGTCATAACGTTAGGTATATAAAAGGTGTTTATTAGttattttgaatgaatttatTGTGTGCTTCAGTTACTATTTTGACTCTCTTTTTGGTTTTAGATCTGCTGATTTGGGTCCTACTTTATTGACAAGACCTGGACAACCAACACTTACCAGAGTGCCACCACCTATTCTTCCAAGGCCATCACAGCAGACAGGAAGCAGCAACATGAACGCTTTCAGACCTGCCTACAGTTCATTTTCTTCTGGATATGGTGCCTATGGAAATTCATTTTATGGAAGCTATAGCCCTTATAGTTATGGATATAATGGGTTGGGCTATAACCGCCTCCGTATAGATGATCTTCCACCTAGTAGATTTGTTCAGCAAGCTGAAGAAAGCAGCAGAGGTGCATTTCAGTCCATTGAAAGTATTGTGCATGCATTTGCCTCTGTCAGTATGATGATGGATGCTACCTTTTCAGCTGTCTATAACAGTTTCAGGGCTGTCTTGGATGTAGCAAACCATTTTTCCCGTTTAAAAATACACTTCACAAAAGTTTTTTCAGCTTTTGCATTGGTTAGGACTATAAGATATCTTTACAGACGATTACAGTGGATGATAGGTATAAGAAGAGGCTCTGAGAATGAGGACCTGTGGGCAGAAAGTGAAGGAACTGTGGCTTGCCTTGGTGCTGAGGACAGAGCAGCTAACTCAGCAAAATCTTGGCCAATATTCTTGTTTTTTGCTGTTATCCTTGGTGGTCCTTACCTCATCTGGAAACTGCTCTCTACTTACAGTGACGAAGTAACAGGTAAGAGTAATAGAATGGGTTCAAAAGCCATGTAACAATCTCAAATTTCATGATTACTTAAATTAGCTTTCTTTGTAGTCATTTGTATTTACTATTTTGATCCAGTTATATTTTCAATTAAGAACTTTTAAACTGGAAGAGGAACATGTAGCAAAAACAGGCttagttgatttttctttttaggtcATTTTAACAGTACACAGTACCTAACTATTTACAAGGTACTAAACTTAAAGGTGTGGAAGATACAAAGATACATAGGACATAATCCCCTTATCTTTCTAAAACTTATTAAAAGAGGTGGATGAGACACACAAGTAATGGTAATGAGGAAGAAAGTGTAAGGAGTATGACAGTTGGGGAGAAACATAAGGCTTATTGAGCCTTTTTTATATGCaagacactatgctaagtattttgtttaatttgtctcatttaattctcacaacaatcgtAAGAGGAATTATCCTCATACAAGTGATAAAATTGAAGTTCACATCTTTAATAAGGCAGAACCAGAAACAAAACCAGGCCTGTTTGACTGTTAAACCCCTATTGAATCGACTAGTACAGAGTATTATCTCAATTTAGAAGTGAAGCTGCCATTTTTTGACTACTAGTATCCAAAAAGAAAGTGGCATCTAAGTTAGATTTTGGAAAGATAGGTAGTATTTCATCAGTTACGTAGGAAAAAAAGACTGTTAAGCAGATGGAACAGCTTGAACATAGGCAGGAAGTATGAGATTTATTCAGCAGATGTCCTATACTATTGAATAGAAGGATATTGAGAAATAAGGCAGAGAAATTAAATTGAAACGTAATAATGGAAGGTCTTAATTTCCATGACaaaacttaattttcatttagcagggaaaggaagattttttggttgtctggttttgtttcagttttttaaagcagGCTGTGACATACATATAAACAGTGCTGTAAAGAGATCAGTCTGTCTCAAGTGATTGAAATAGGTCAGTGCAGGTTAACACAGGTTGAAATTGGATGGTCAGGTTAATAAGGAATTTTGGGTTATATTTACCATTGTATTCCCCAAAGCTAACAACTTGATTGGCAAATCAAATgtgcttaatatttattaatttggggACATCACTTATGATGCTTTTGCATTTGAATGAAAGAGATAATGAAGATCTGAACTGAGGTGATTTATTTACTAGCTAAATGCAGTACATAATGAGAAAGGAGGAATCAAAATGCCCTAGACCTTTAAAATTGAATCATTAGAGGGATACtgttttatttgggtttttttaattgttgaaaagtttatttataaactttCATCTTACATCTGTTTAATTCACTTGTTCTTAACAATTATGTTTAGATTACTCATAAAAATTTCACAGGAGGTTACAAACAACTAGCCATCATTTTAAGTTATCTTTCTTGTTGACAGATTCTGTGACAGAGATAACATGAGCTTATTTGACTATTAGTAAACCCAGTAGAACAAAAGTATTATATTTAATGTCAATAATGCTAAAGAGATGCCtgttttaattaaaccaacaaacttaaattagcttttatttactGAGTATTATCCTAAATCACGTGAACTTGAAAAACGTTTCAATTAGTTTTCGTACTTCTGAGAGTATTCTTGATTTATATAAATGCTTGTTTGTCTTTAAGCTAGTTAAATAGAGCTCTTTACAAGTTGATTTTGGCAATACCATATGTAGTTGCAGATGGACCACAACCCACATTTCTGTCCAGCCATATTTTTGAGATCCTCAACCTGATGTTTGCACAGTCAAGTTCTCAGGacgcaaaatgaaacaaagaaagcatTAGCTGTCCCTGGGAGAGAAAGGACTGATAACCAATGCTTTTTCCTGCCAATCTAAATTTGGAAAGGAAGGGCAATATGAAGTTTTACCTTCCTTTCTTGACCAGGCATCACAGGTAGAGACCTGGGAAAGCTGACTTTGGTAAGAATTCTTGCCTTTTGCTGgtttctgccagttttcccaggatcCTATCTGCAGGCTCTGGAGTGAGTGGGTTTGTCTCAGCAGGTCTCAGTATGGTCACCAGAAAgtgtagaggaggaaaaataattttcactctaCCGTTTATGGTGAGTGCTTGACTGAGACCCTTTTTTCTCTAGGATACCTCATAAATATAAAAGCTTATCTAGGTCAAAGTTctcatcttgtagtaacctataatggaaaagaatctaaagagGAATCActttgaaactaatacaacattgtaaatcaactatacttcaaaaacaaaaagttctcCACTGTGGCCACTGTAATTCAGGATAGTCTTTGGTAAGGTTAATCTACCTGTTCaaccttaaaacaaaattttatttacctGTGGCCTCCAATTGGACCCACTCCAGCTTAAGTCGGACACAGTCTGAATAATGttaactcagtaaatatttgttgaacacctactaCATTGCCAGACAGTTCTAGGATCTAGGGATAtagcagtgaagaaaacagatttttaaaaaattcccaccCTTGTGACTAGTGGGGAGAGACAGCAATAAACAGGTCATATATATAGTAAGTCAGAAGGTAGTAAGTGCCATAGTGGGTGGAAAAAACAGGGAAGAGTGTTGTAGAGTGCTAGTGGTAGGAAGTGGGGTTGCAGAGCTATACacagtcagggaaggcctccccaaaggaaataaagggaGGAAGCTATTTGAGGGAAGTGTCTGAGATAGGAGAAGCAGCAAAACTGCAAAGGCGTTTAAGTGGCAGTGTGCCTGACATGTCACatgaacagcaaggaggccaggatGAATGGAGCAAAGTCAGAATACCAAGAGGTGAAGGAGGGACGAGTACAGTGTGTAGATGGTATAAGCCTTGTAGACGTTTGTAAGAACTTTGGCCTTTATTCCGAAATGGGAAGCCACGACAGAGTTTTGAACAAAGTAGTAATGTGATCTGACTtaggttttaaaagaaaaatttttgctGAGAGTGGTTTTTACACAAAGCTAGGGTTGAAGAGACCAATGTGGAGAATCAAGAGGCCGTTGTAGTAATTCAAGTGGGAAGTGATGGTTGGTTGGCTTTGGATGGCAATGATGCAGGTTCTAAGGTGGGGTCACATTCTGGATATGTATTTGAAGgtaaagtcaataaaataaatacagacaaaTCACCTGGAACAACTGATCTGTGAATGATTATCATCAATTTGGTTAGAGCTAAAATGAATTTGGCATGTCAGTGGGACATTCAAGTGGAACTTGAGGAAGTTACAGAAAGCAATTTAAAAGGCAGGAAAGGATCTTAGAAAAGaggtgaaaaatgaaagatttaagaGTCATCCACGTAGATGTGATAGTTGAAGTAATGTAAGTGGATGAGATTACAGTGATAGAAAAGAAGAGGAACTAAGAAACCAGGAAGAGTGGAAGTAGAACTATGTTAATCCTATCTTACAGaagtggaggtgagggaggacatttcaagaaggggaagaagaatgATGCATGGTGTCAGGTGCTATAATAAGATGAGATGAAGACCTGAAAAAGATGATCAGACTTGGCAATTGGAGGTCATTAGCTCTAGCAAGTAATTTTAGTAAAGTGGAGGAGACAGCAACTATGGAGGAGGATAAAGGGTATATAAAGTCAGAAgatgtgttaaaaagaaaatactagcaatgaatggaagaaaagagaaaatgaatagcCTACTTGGGTAAGAACAAGTTGATGTggtggttttcagttttttgttttgctttgtcttttatgaAGTGAGATCTGGGCATGTTTTTAGGCTGAAAGAAGGAAGTCTATAGAGAAGGAGTGATTGtagaagagggagaaacagaagagtCAAAAAGATGAAGAGACCTATAAGATGTAGGAGAAAATATGATCCAAGGCAGGTTAAAAAGGAGAGGCAGTTTTTTATCTTGAGGCAAAAGAGGGAGAAGTGGGTAATGATATTAAGAGATTTTTGAGGAAAAGTGAAACTGAGGAAGCTTAAGCCCTATGACTTCTTAGCTGCTTGGGACAGGACTCAGCAAAATATGGCATGTCAGCCAGGTCTGGCTTGCTcctgtttttgtacagcccacaagctcaaaatagtttttacaatTTTCAATACATAgttgggaaaaaaaccaaaaagaatgctacttgtgacatgtgaaaattatatgtaattaaaatatctatgtccatcagtaaagttttattagaccacagccacactcattcatgTAAAAGAGCAGAGTTGAGCAGTTTGCAACAGAGACCCTATCTGCGCTGGCACTCTTACTGCTTTACACTTGTTCCACACACTGCAAATCTCACTAACATAACCTGACAGCTTATTGAGTGCCACGTGTATTGTCATACTCcagtatatgtatttttactatGACTGCATACATACCATGCaagaaaagaagagtaaagtGGATTTTGAATGTCACAGTTTCCAGGCACAGTATTGTCTGGATTATGTTGTTATTGAATTGGATGGTAAAACATTGCATTTATTATACAGTGACAACATAGCTATATTAAATGGATACAGTATACATCAACATTACCAGACTGAGCACTCATCACAGTATTGCCAACTCACAGGAACAACAGTCAGAGAAATTAGACAGTTTAAAATGGAATATCTCATCATAGCATATGCAGTGTAGCATATTTCTtcacccaaaaggaaaaaaaaaaaagcaaaagaagagaaaataagcctgcaaccaaaataaattttactgaGAGGCTCATTTGTCAGATTAGCAAGGAAATCTGTTTACCAACTGTCAAGGAAATATATCTAGAGAAAGTAAACTTGTTTAAGACCATTAACCTTTTAGCGAGTTTCTTGAAGAGTATTTGAAACAACATCTGTAGTCAGTTAAAAACAAGGCAAATGATTTCAAATGGATTTACTTGGCTCATGATGACCCAATAGATATTATTGATACTGCTCACTGGTTTATTGGAGGAGTCAATGTTGAATTTGAAGTGCCTGAAGATTTAGCCTCTGTGAATAGTCTGCATGGAACAACTACAGATGAGAATATTTTCAAGAAGTTGAAAAAACACAAACTCACTAAACCAACATAATATGAAGTTAATTAAATCTGCAAAGATGTGTTGTGACTGATGGTTGTAAAAATGGTGGAACAGAAAAGAGCTTAGTTGGACaaaattttacagattttaaaaagtaaaaagtttttaaagcctGTGGTTATTCATTGTACTATTAATCAGCTGGTACActgcagaaaatatttgaatttatcATGTAGTGTCATAGGTGAACTTCAGTCACCCTTGTGGACATAAGTGTtttcagttctgtgaattttttgTCAGAAGTAGAAGCTGAAGATCCTGACTTGCCCTCTCATACAGCTGTTAGATGGCTGAGCAGTCACTAGTTaagttttattactgtttttctgaGATCAAAGCCAAGactgaaatttttctgaaaaacaagtACCGTCAGCCTCTCTTAGTAAAACACTTAGTGGCTTTGGAAGTCAGCTTTTGCTGCAGACTTGGTGATGTTCTTAATGAATTCAACCTGAAACTATAAAGCAAAATAACACTTATATGTAAAACTTACATTGGAGTATAAAGCTTTTTGATGACAGCTAGTATTATTCGAATCACAAGTAATGTCACACTGCTTTATACGTCCCCAGGCCGTCAGGACTTAAAACAAGAAGCAAGATTTCCATTCTCACGTAAATTTGCAGCAGATGTACTTTTCAAGCTCAAACTACAATGCAGAAAGGTTTTAGAATCTCCGTGCAAGTGCAAAGAAAATGCCCGtatttcaaaatccatttaaCTGCCATTGAGAGCTTCCGTTTAATCTTCATTTGGAAGTGATTAATTTCTAATGTAATGACATGTTAAAAGGTAAATATCAAAAGAATTTAACAATTCTACTCTGTTCATCTTCTTTGGATGaatatgctcaattaaaaccacatgTTTAATGGATTGGTATCAGGATTTGGCAGTACCTCTgtcaaaaaacattttcaaaatgaaataccTCAAATTTCATTGCAAATTAGCATTAACAGATGAATGTTTGCAATTGATATTGATGATAGAAACACTACACTGCCTTTGAACCCCAATTAATAAGAAATATCCTACCTCAAAAAATTCCTTTCTACAAGGACctatgttacaaaaaaaaaagctcagtagttattatattttgaatttttcaaaaaatttatggaaaaaaattttctctcatgttATATAAGAAACTACACAAATGTTCAGTTTTGCCATTATGTCCTGCAaagccttaaatatttaatatcaaaaaaaaaattttactttaccAAAAAAATTGCTAACCCCTGGCTTTAAGGGACCTAGAATTTagagtttaaagaaaaggaagaagttcaTAATAGATATCTTAATGAACATATTGTTAACTGTAGACTTGACTTTGAGGGGGGAATCTCTTCTCTTGGCAA
This sequence is a window from Camelus ferus isolate YT-003-E chromosome 15, BCGSAC_Cfer_1.0, whole genome shotgun sequence. Protein-coding genes within it:
- the PEX13 gene encoding peroxisome biogenesis factor 13 isoform X1 → MASQPPPPPKPWETRRIPGAGPGPGPGPTFQSADLGPTLLTRPGQPTLTRVPPPILPRPSQQTGSSNMNAFRPAYSSFSSGYGAYGNSFYGSYSPYSYGYNGLGYNRLRIDDLPPSRFVQQAEESSRGAFQSIESIVHAFASVSMMMDATFSAVYNSFRAVLDVANHFSRLKIHFTKVFSAFALVRTIRYLYRRLQWMIGIRRGSENEDLWAESEGTVACLGAEDRAANSAKSWPIFLFFAVILGGPYLIWKLLSTYSDEVTENTNWASGEDDHVVARAEYDFVAVSEEEISFRAGDMLNLALKEQQPRVRGWLLASLDGQTTGLIPANYVKILGKRRGRKTMESSKISKQQQSFTNKTLIKGATAADSLDEQEAAFESVFIETNKVPVPPDSTGKNGDKQDL
- the PEX13 gene encoding peroxisome biogenesis factor 13 isoform X2: MNAFRPAYSSFSSGYGAYGNSFYGSYSPYSYGYNGLGYNRLRIDDLPPSRFVQQAEESSRGAFQSIESIVHAFASVSMMMDATFSAVYNSFRAVLDVANHFSRLKIHFTKVFSAFALVRTIRYLYRRLQWMIGIRRGSENEDLWAESEGTVACLGAEDRAANSAKSWPIFLFFAVILGGPYLIWKLLSTYSDEVTENTNWASGEDDHVVARAEYDFVAVSEEEISFRAGDMLNLALKEQQPRVRGWLLASLDGQTTGLIPANYVKILGKRRGRKTMESSKISKQQQSFTNKTLIKGATAADSLDEQEAAFESVFIETNKVPVPPDSTGKNGDKQDL